In Sebaldella termitidis ATCC 33386, one DNA window encodes the following:
- a CDS encoding tRNA(Met) cytidine acetate ligase produces the protein MRAGIVAEYNPFHNGHLYQIAETGKYDPELVMAVISGDFVQRGEFSFIDKWEKTEIALNNGIDLVIELPLYYSLQNAEVFCREAVKILEYMEADTQIFGAETGDINKLNEVIQMQNTDSYARLLKKYLKNGESYSVSHHKALSEFGMGDFFLSNNILAMEYMKTIREKGFHIKPHIVERKSTGYNETEITENITSASNIRKIYKEGRLAENQNVMPEEVYNIIKSKAEEDSKAEDRLYELFRYKILTYERKELGEIYDMSEDLLNRLLHQASRSNTYSSFTANMKSRNFSISRIKRSILNVLLDIKEKDIQDSEPEYVRVLGFNQRGRGHLHRLIKTNKKEKIYTNWKDIERLDTRKVKTEKNGFLLKELMLKRKEKLNSIIK, from the coding sequence ATGAGAGCAGGAATAGTGGCAGAATACAATCCTTTTCATAACGGACATTTATACCAGATCGCAGAAACGGGAAAATATGACCCGGAGCTGGTGATGGCAGTGATTAGCGGTGATTTTGTCCAGAGAGGTGAGTTTTCTTTTATAGATAAATGGGAAAAAACGGAAATAGCGCTGAATAACGGTATAGATCTGGTAATAGAGCTTCCCCTGTATTATTCCCTGCAAAATGCAGAGGTTTTTTGCAGAGAGGCTGTGAAAATACTGGAATATATGGAGGCGGATACTCAGATTTTCGGTGCTGAAACCGGGGATATCAATAAATTAAATGAGGTTATTCAAATGCAAAACACAGATTCATATGCTAGACTTTTAAAAAAATATTTGAAAAATGGTGAGAGTTATTCGGTTTCACATCATAAAGCACTGTCGGAATTTGGTATGGGGGATTTTTTCTTATCAAATAATATACTGGCAATGGAGTATATGAAAACTATCAGAGAAAAAGGCTTTCATATAAAGCCGCATATAGTGGAAAGAAAAAGTACAGGCTACAATGAAACAGAAATAACGGAAAATATTACAAGTGCTTCAAATATAAGAAAAATATATAAGGAAGGCAGACTTGCAGAAAATCAGAATGTTATGCCCGAAGAAGTCTACAATATCATAAAAAGCAAAGCAGAGGAAGACAGCAAGGCAGAAGACAGGCTTTATGAGCTGTTCAGGTATAAAATACTTACATATGAGCGTAAAGAGCTGGGAGAAATATATGATATGAGCGAAGACCTTTTAAACAGACTTTTGCATCAGGCTTCACGCAGTAATACATATAGCAGCTTTACAGCTAATATGAAAAGCAGGAATTTTTCGATTTCCAGAATAAAAAGGAGTATCTTGAATGTACTTTTAGATATAAAAGAAAAGGACATACAGGATTCGGAGCCGGAATATGTAAGAGTACTCGGCTTTAATCAAAGGGGAAGAGGACATCTCCACAGACTGATAAAGACAAACAAAAAAGAAAAAATATATACAAACTGGAAAGATATAGAAAGATTAGATACCAGAAAGGTTAAAACAGAGAAAAATGGTTTTTTATTAAAAGAACTGATGTTGAAGAGGAAAGAAAAATTAAATTCAATAATAAAGTGA
- a CDS encoding OPT/YSL family transporter, whose translation MEKGMTFTSLVLGIIGTVFISASSFYVVLKYGALPWPTIMAALVSMFFLSLFGKRNKNEINVTHTIMSAGSMVAGGVAFTVPAYILLGGDVNDIDPVILLITILIGSVLGALLSFMIRRKLIDDSSLEFPIGTAAYELVNNGNDKKNMLYVLLGSLFSGILSVFRDISFRPGKAPFIPTTYVFRDGLISFYVSPLLVGIGYILGFLNTFTWFLGGALTYWLARPYALKNGINDFDIMKNSFGMGFIIGIGLSIIVKIVFFNKKDSKTKSSKFYIIFTALIFVAVLTFVYKLPVFFALLVILITVISAVIAGYTTGKTGVNPMEIYAIITILAVTFLNSLFNTFSIDNTVFSIIFKGKIPELILFLLACIVSVACGLAGDVLNDFKAGSKLKTSPYAQLAGEIIGAVVSSFVITFLFFVFFRVYKNIGPSASNPDLIVFQASIISSIVKGIPFMNIFLIGIGAGFVLNLLRLPVLTFGIGIYLPIALTIPVFLGGFISFLFSVFPKKPADSAMFFANGLMAGEAVIGVIISIIAYIKLFY comes from the coding sequence ATGGAAAAAGGTATGACCTTTACTTCCCTTGTATTAGGTATTATCGGAACGGTTTTTATTTCGGCAAGTTCATTTTATGTTGTTTTGAAATACGGAGCTCTGCCATGGCCTACTATAATGGCTGCACTTGTATCAATGTTTTTTCTTTCGCTTTTCGGAAAGAGAAACAAAAATGAAATAAACGTTACTCATACTATAATGAGTGCAGGTTCTATGGTTGCCGGCGGTGTGGCCTTTACTGTCCCCGCATATATCCTTCTGGGAGGAGATGTAAATGACATTGACCCTGTAATTCTGCTTATCACTATACTTATAGGGAGTGTCCTCGGGGCTTTGCTCTCATTTATGATAAGAAGAAAACTAATTGATGACAGCTCTCTTGAGTTTCCCATCGGGACAGCGGCATATGAGCTTGTCAACAACGGAAATGACAAAAAAAATATGCTTTATGTGCTTTTAGGTTCTTTATTCAGCGGAATTCTTTCAGTATTCAGGGATATTTCTTTCAGACCGGGAAAAGCACCGTTTATACCCACTACCTATGTATTCAGAGATGGTTTAATTTCATTTTATGTTTCGCCGCTTCTGGTAGGAATCGGCTATATATTAGGATTTTTAAATACCTTCACATGGTTTTTAGGGGGGGCTCTCACATATTGGCTTGCAAGACCCTATGCCCTAAAAAACGGCATAAATGACTTTGATATCATGAAAAACAGCTTTGGAATGGGTTTTATCATTGGAATAGGACTTTCTATAATAGTCAAAATAGTATTTTTTAATAAAAAAGATTCAAAAACAAAAAGCTCAAAATTTTATATTATTTTTACAGCACTTATTTTTGTGGCAGTACTTACTTTTGTTTATAAGCTTCCTGTGTTTTTTGCACTGCTTGTTATTCTTATTACAGTTATTTCAGCAGTCATAGCAGGATATACTACAGGAAAAACCGGGGTTAACCCTATGGAAATCTATGCCATAATTACTATACTGGCAGTTACTTTCCTGAATTCTCTTTTTAATACATTCAGTATTGACAACACTGTCTTCAGCATAATTTTCAAAGGCAAAATACCGGAACTTATCTTGTTTCTGCTGGCATGTATTGTTTCTGTAGCCTGCGGTCTTGCCGGAGATGTTCTTAATGACTTCAAAGCCGGGAGCAAGCTAAAAACAAGCCCTTATGCACAGCTTGCCGGAGAAATTATCGGTGCAGTAGTAAGTTCATTTGTTATTACGTTTTTATTCTTTGTATTTTTCAGAGTTTATAAAAATATAGGACCTTCTGCCTCGAATCCTGATCTTATTGTTTTTCAGGCTTCAATTATTTCTTCAATAGTAAAAGGTATTCCGTTTATGAATATTTTCCTGATCGGAATAGGAGCAGGATTTGTGCTTAATTTGCTGAGACTTCCTGTTTTGACATTCGGTATAGGTATATATCTTCCTATAGCACTGACTATCCCTGTATTTTTAGGCGGATTTATCAGCTTTCTATTTTCGGTGTTCCCGAAAAAACCGGCTGACAGCGCTATGTTCTTTGCAAACGGCCTTATGGCAGGAGAAGCAGTGATAGGAGTTATAATATCAATAATTGCATACATCAAACTTTTTTATTAG
- a CDS encoding type III pantothenate kinase — translation MILAFDIGNTHIVPVFFDEYGNIIESFRIPTNLIMTEDTLFGILKSLTEYKNINLNEVHKVIISSVVPHLNEIFAYLSQKYFNVAPVVVTLNKIKDEIILMPDTERGLGADRIIDILQAKVLFPDKELIIIDFGTATTFDVIKDSVYLGGCILPGIELSIDALFKNTAKLPKVYFQEPSTVFGKNTINQINAGIYYSNIGGIKEILSQYKKGLQAPFVIATGGQGKNISEVIEDIDVYLPDLSMNGLYTFAKKFS, via the coding sequence ATGATTTTAGCCTTTGACATAGGTAACACACATATAGTTCCCGTATTTTTCGATGAATACGGAAATATAATAGAGAGTTTCAGAATTCCTACGAATCTTATTATGACGGAAGATACTCTTTTTGGTATTCTGAAATCACTTACGGAATATAAAAATATAAATCTTAATGAGGTTCATAAAGTAATTATTTCATCAGTTGTTCCTCATCTAAACGAAATTTTTGCATACCTCAGCCAGAAATATTTCAATGTAGCACCTGTAGTTGTTACACTGAACAAAATTAAGGACGAAATAATACTTATGCCGGATACTGAAAGGGGACTGGGCGCAGACAGAATCATAGATATCCTGCAGGCAAAGGTTCTGTTTCCTGATAAAGAACTTATCATTATAGATTTTGGGACAGCTACTACCTTTGATGTAATAAAGGATTCTGTTTATCTTGGCGGATGTATTCTTCCCGGCATAGAGCTTTCCATTGATGCTTTATTCAAAAATACTGCAAAGCTTCCAAAGGTTTATTTTCAGGAGCCTAGTACAGTTTTTGGCAAAAATACTATAAACCAGATAAATGCAGGAATCTACTACAGTAATATCGGAGGTATCAAGGAGATACTTTCACAGTATAAAAAAGGACTTCAGGCGCCATTTGTAATAGCAACAGGCGGTCAGGGAAAAAATATCTCTGAAGTAATTGAAGATATTGATGTTTATCTTCCCGATCTTAGTATGAACGGTCTTTATACATTTGCAAAAAAATTCTCGTAA
- a CDS encoding DUF2262 domain-containing protein, with product MNFNGIKIEKANFKVSDVFSYEGTVQLWDKNTSIALDFPKDKPEDEYFDILAEKITEQIKWIEENREKIEKALTDYGCISLAEDWASSAEKADDEEQECYIMEDGQKVFFPISEEEFLNSLYFESISIDFRSDTENPEIELFISCSPDYFAYHVLHVSADSEKNVKCRGLAG from the coding sequence ATGAATTTTAATGGTATAAAGATAGAAAAAGCAAACTTTAAAGTATCGGATGTATTTTCTTATGAAGGAACTGTACAATTATGGGATAAAAATACTTCAATTGCTCTGGATTTTCCAAAAGATAAGCCTGAAGATGAATATTTTGATATTTTAGCGGAAAAAATAACCGAACAAATAAAGTGGATAGAAGAAAACAGAGAAAAGATAGAGAAAGCCCTGACAGATTACGGCTGCATATCATTGGCAGAAGACTGGGCAAGCAGTGCTGAGAAGGCTGATGATGAAGAACAGGAATGCTACATTATGGAAGACGGACAAAAAGTTTTTTTCCCGATAAGTGAGGAAGAATTTTTAAATAGCTTATATTTTGAAAGTATATCAATAGATTTCAGAAGTGATACGGAAAATCCCGAGATAGAGCTTTTTATCAGCTGCAGTCCCGATTATTTTGCATATCATGTACTGCATGTTTCGGCAGATTCTGAAAAGAATGTGAAATGCAGGGGTCTTGCAGGATAA
- a CDS encoding autotransporter outer membrane beta-barrel domain-containing protein yields the protein MKKGSYKHLFALSALLTSSAYSLSFNDYTDYKIGENREITVTGADEFALFGVVDASSVYGFQTWANGHLGTMAEIGQPGYSLFFGVGGHTNMGAGYPFPDGLGDYSIDPSAISAVPNNDLVLWVQPGSGDFFRLKGLRVLLNNELTGPGMGFFIGENQSVEWDGSVVEYRGVSKGVYLENNTSLLMKDSQFIYANTSGNSYGIYAPGNGKIEVDNSSLVLVKGDIDAIAVENNSKLTMGGIVVTELGSAVKADSSDVEINGMLLSYKGDKVIDSKDSKVINNGNILIELDNNGTAFYAENNKETKNYGTIASSDHTVKIVSGSNQYSGHFLNAGAITARSPGGTAIEFDSGDSVLELGNNSAVKGKIDGGAGSNIFISNGNVTFDEVNNFEKIVSSGNSAINGTVNLKPAADGDTYYSSAFSNAKSIASDFASDTLVGNLTINGTVNVGVDYDGIDSETEKTGKIIAGSVILNGGKIVLTNAGGTAKNILEEAEQVSEKSKVRIKNIIISNKLQAIDPSFNFGVTQELKETGGWVREAVSRVENGVTVVDQVYSKIALTPDPGPNPNPGQQETEMDAKLNPVPRNRVDLDNANKIGWASERFLNMEAADMMPGERRQSIEYLGLKSNFDAENKYNYDYNVDTNGIMGTTLYKHAEDLYSGFTLGYTNNSVSYSNDDDEKVRSFNLNVFGRYVKENFDIDAHLQYGYNEHELNADWLGTGTKESSYNSHVIKGGLSAGYNQKITSSVKIRPNIGVDYVYVKEGVITTDGMDNIDSTDGKGFVGKAGVDIGNDEGKLRWNAGVGYKQNFTDTFHETRNMSNDYKMEKLDYSKGIMTASADIDYKITEKFSVKAGYEYEKNDNFENHNVKAGFSFVLGEK from the coding sequence ATGAAAAAAGGTAGTTATAAACATTTGTTTGCACTTTCTGCTTTGCTTACCAGCAGTGCTTATTCACTATCATTTAACGATTATACTGATTATAAAATAGGGGAAAATAGAGAAATAACTGTTACAGGTGCTGATGAGTTTGCACTATTTGGAGTAGTGGATGCAAGCTCTGTATACGGATTTCAGACATGGGCTAACGGACATCTGGGAACTATGGCAGAAATAGGACAACCCGGTTATTCTCTTTTTTTCGGAGTAGGGGGGCATACGAATATGGGAGCAGGCTATCCGTTTCCGGACGGGCTTGGAGATTATTCGATAGATCCGTCTGCGATTAGTGCTGTACCTAATAATGATCTGGTTTTATGGGTTCAGCCGGGATCAGGTGATTTTTTCAGACTGAAAGGACTGAGGGTTCTGTTGAATAATGAATTAACCGGTCCGGGAATGGGATTTTTTATAGGAGAAAACCAGTCAGTAGAATGGGACGGGTCTGTGGTTGAGTACAGAGGAGTCAGTAAAGGTGTATATCTTGAGAATAATACTTCACTGTTAATGAAAGATTCTCAATTTATATATGCCAATACTTCAGGAAACAGTTATGGAATATATGCTCCCGGCAATGGAAAAATTGAAGTGGACAATTCATCACTGGTATTGGTAAAAGGGGATATAGATGCTATAGCAGTAGAGAATAACTCTAAACTGACTATGGGAGGAATAGTAGTAACTGAGCTCGGATCTGCCGTAAAGGCTGATTCATCTGATGTGGAGATAAACGGAATGCTGCTTTCATATAAGGGTGATAAAGTAATTGATTCCAAGGATTCAAAAGTTATAAATAACGGGAATATATTAATAGAGCTTGATAATAACGGGACAGCATTTTATGCTGAAAATAATAAAGAAACAAAGAATTATGGAACAATAGCATCTTCTGACCATACAGTAAAAATAGTTTCCGGATCGAATCAGTACAGCGGACATTTTCTAAATGCCGGAGCAATAACTGCAAGAAGTCCGGGAGGTACTGCAATAGAATTTGACAGCGGGGACAGTGTTCTTGAGCTGGGTAATAATTCAGCAGTAAAAGGAAAAATAGACGGCGGAGCAGGAAGCAATATTTTTATAAGTAATGGAAATGTTACATTTGACGAAGTAAATAATTTTGAAAAAATTGTTTCATCAGGAAATTCTGCAATAAACGGGACAGTGAACTTAAAACCTGCCGCAGACGGGGATACTTATTACAGCAGTGCTTTCAGCAATGCAAAAAGTATCGCTTCAGATTTTGCATCAGATACATTAGTAGGAAATTTAACAATAAACGGTACTGTTAATGTAGGTGTTGATTATGACGGAATTGATTCTGAAACTGAAAAAACCGGAAAAATTATAGCGGGAAGTGTAATATTGAATGGCGGAAAAATAGTTCTGACAAATGCCGGAGGTACAGCTAAAAATATATTGGAGGAAGCGGAGCAGGTTTCGGAAAAAAGTAAAGTCAGAATAAAAAATATTATCATTTCCAACAAGCTTCAGGCAATAGATCCGAGCTTTAATTTCGGAGTAACACAGGAACTGAAGGAAACAGGAGGCTGGGTAAGAGAAGCTGTTTCCAGAGTTGAAAACGGCGTAACTGTAGTAGATCAGGTATATTCCAAAATAGCTTTAACTCCTGATCCGGGTCCTAATCCTAATCCCGGACAGCAGGAAACAGAAATGGATGCTAAATTGAATCCGGTTCCTAGAAACAGAGTAGATTTAGATAATGCCAATAAGATCGGATGGGCTTCAGAAAGATTTTTGAATATGGAAGCAGCAGATATGATGCCGGGTGAAAGAAGACAGTCTATAGAATATCTGGGACTGAAATCAAATTTTGATGCAGAAAATAAATATAATTATGATTATAATGTGGATACAAATGGAATAATGGGGACAACTCTTTATAAACATGCAGAAGATCTTTACAGCGGTTTTACTCTGGGGTATACAAACAATAGTGTTTCTTATTCTAATGATGATGATGAAAAAGTAAGATCATTTAATTTAAATGTATTTGGAAGATATGTGAAAGAGAATTTTGATATAGATGCACATTTACAATATGGGTATAATGAACATGAACTGAATGCAGACTGGCTGGGTACAGGGACAAAAGAAAGCAGCTATAATTCCCATGTGATAAAGGGAGGACTGTCTGCGGGGTATAATCAGAAAATTACTTCCAGCGTCAAAATCAGACCAAATATTGGTGTTGACTATGTATATGTAAAAGAGGGAGTTATTACTACCGATGGAATGGATAATATTGACAGTACTGACGGAAAAGGTTTTGTAGGAAAGGCCGGGGTAGATATTGGAAATGATGAAGGAAAACTGAGATGGAATGCGGGTGTAGGCTATAAACAAAATTTCACCGATACTTTCCATGAAACAAGAAATATGAGCAACGATTATAAAATGGAAAAACTGGATTACAGTAAAGGAATAATGACTGCAAGTGCAGATATAGACTATAAGATAACTGAAAAATTTTCAGTAAAAGCAGGTTATGAATATGAAAAAAATGATAACTTTGAAAATCATAATGTAAAAGCAGGATTTTCTTTTGTTCTTGGTGAAAAATAG